A region of Anopheles merus strain MAF chromosome 2R, AmerM5.1, whole genome shotgun sequence DNA encodes the following proteins:
- the LOC121590445 gene encoding uncharacterized protein LOC121590445 isoform X3, with protein MEVDVPMLSGLSLIPSPPLWSLRSAAMSMDLEVLTIMRRNERTQHWWKAYEFNLERNGRSEACVTVRDESKHS; from the exons ATGGAGGTGGACGTCCCGATGCTCTCTGGTCTCTCGTTaattccctccccccccctctggtCGTTGAGGAGTGCTGCCATGTCCATGGATTTGGAGGTGTTAAC GATCATGCGGAGGAATGAACGCACCCAACACTGGTGGAAAGCATATGAGTTTAAtttggaaagaaatg GCCGGTCAGAAGCTTGCGTTACGGTGAGGGATGAATCAAAACATTCCTGA